From the Rhinoderma darwinii isolate aRhiDar2 unplaced genomic scaffold, aRhiDar2.hap1 Scaffold_488, whole genome shotgun sequence genome, one window contains:
- the LOC142720060 gene encoding LOW QUALITY PROTEIN: uncharacterized protein LOC142720060 (The sequence of the model RefSeq protein was modified relative to this genomic sequence to represent the inferred CDS: deleted 1 base in 1 codon): MENHPANEFRNWTVLSLQERARGLGLNYQGLSKEPLIDLLVSASQVTSSQVANGHAPETGALTAKSQWLVWYEEEMAALGSIVTQEYQLEAANMAKQRQAAMEAERGQNITWGESRRNRETLRVTRKEFKPFNEETGDVEGFFQDFEQQCALLDVPTSDWMRVLVGLLEGGAAEAYRTLDAQWNRDYDIVKQTILDYYAVTPDSHRAQFRDLPCTAGGSFRMYAHKMSRACQRWLEAESAFTVDDILQAFLKEQFYTKCPQEIREWVRERKPPTLNGAAALADEALTIKPQWRRLLDNKPQSNPAPRPPPVIYGPQPIRRPMTTMPTNPGAPQFRPRYGGISERKCYGCGQPGHLQSRCPSRNRRELRPFPPPPGHLVHSILPEEEFPPPPPEWTTEPCITETPPGLYGIQSLAQSYPEQRQRHLQDVFIDGYKVTGFRDTGAFLTIADPRVVRPEAIHQGPGIPIALAGGTRKYIQKAAVHLDYGYGERLCWIGVMGGLPADVLLGNDIGELQCHFVGAVTRNQAAQAQRISDFTVEQHPGPPTELVRATSTASTLRDFWDREEFRQEIEGDPTLAAIKLRAETGQEGENGDRITRDKGLYYRLVEARGGVNPEATTRQLIVPQKYRLQLLQLAHDIPLSGHQGRKRTEKRITHNFYWPGVSQSVVRYCRTCDVCQRMRHPGARHKVPLQSLPIIEEPFQRVAVDIIGPLAHPSRTGKRFILTVVDYATRYPEAVALSSITAMKVAEALVTIFTRVGFPSEILSDQGTQFMSDLVQSLWHTCGVRAIRTTPYHPQTNGLCERFNGTLKNMLRAFADTERDWEQYLPHLLFAYREVPQESTGFSPFELLYGRKVRGPLTLLKEYWEGEITDTGVPVIPYVLEFRDRLTRLTTLAKEHLQQAQYRQKTWYDRKARTREFIEGQQVLMINAVPANKLQATWDGPYRVIRKLNDTNYVIAMDPSGRRQKTVHINMLKEYHDRSLPVLAICCPPSDKEGDDSLPDLLHLSRAGGTLNQVPLGLHLSDIQKDDILALLGPRASAFSSAPGRTTLTSHHVETQGQRPIQQAPYRVPEAVRDMIKSELADMKQLGIIRPSQSPWASPVVLVPKKDGTTRFCVDYRRLNDATKSDAYPMPRIDDLLDRLASARFVTTLDLSKGYWQIPLTENARERSAFITPFGLFEFLGMPFGMKNAPATFQRLVDRLLEQCQDFACAYLDDIAIFSTSWEEHLKHLGIVLDHILAAGLTIRPDKCQLGMAEVQYLGHRVGGGTLRPEPAKVEAISNWPTPQTKKQVLAFLGTASYYRKFVSHFSALAKPLNDLTRKKHPRMVKWAPACEEAFTALKTALTTAPVLAAPDYKRRFLVQTDASTYGIGAVLSQIDAAGHEHPVAFISRKLLDREVAYATIEKECLAIVWALKKLQPYLYGRDFTIVTDHNPLTWLNRVSGDNGRLLRWSLSLQPYSFSIQYKRGSQHQNADGLSRQEEP; encoded by the exons ATGGAGAACCACCCAGCGAATGAGTTCCGGAACTGGACCGTACTTAGTCTCCAAGAACGAGCCCGAGGACTTGGCCTGAACTACCAGGGACTATCTAAAGAGCCATTAATTGATCTACTGGTGAGTGCTAGCCAGGTGACCTCCTCCCAGGTGGCTAATGGACATGCTCCGGAGACAGGGGCTCTTACCGCTAAAAGCCAATGGTTAGTGTGGTATGAGGAGGAAATGGCAGCTCTGGGATCAATCGTTACTCAGGAGTATCAGCTGGAAGCTGCTAACATGGCAAAACAGAGACAGGCTGCAATGGAGGCCGAAAGAGGGCAGAATATTACCTGGGGTGAGAGCCGGAGAAACCGGGAAACTTTACGGGTCACCCGGAAGGAATTCAAGCCGTTTAATGAGGAAACTGGGGATGTGGAAGGGTTTTTCCAGGACTTTGAACAGCAGTGCGCCCTGCTGGATGTACCCACCTCTGATTGGATGCGTGTTTTAGTGGGGCTCCTTGAAGGGGGAGCCGCAGAAGCATACCGGACCCTAGACGCACAGTGGAACCGGGACTATGACATTGTGAAACAAACTATTTTGGACTACTATGCCGTCACCCCAGACTCACATCGGGCCCAATTCCGAGACCTTCCCTGTACTGCTGGTGGATCTTTTAGGATGTATGCCCATAAAATGTCCCGGGCGTGTCAGAGATGGCTGGAAGCCGAGAGCGCCTTCACTGTGGACGATATTCTACAAGCGTTCCTGAAAGAACAGTTTTATACCAAGTGCCCCCAGGAAATACGGGAATGGGTCCGCGAACGTAAGCCACCaacattgaatggagctgcagcCCTGGCTGATGAGGCACTTACCATCAAACCTCAGTGGAGGAGGCTGCTGGACAATAAACCTCAATCTAACCCAGCCCCCCGGCCACCTCCTGTCATATACGGCCCTCAACCCATCCGCAGGCCAATGACAACCATGCCAACCAATCCAGGGGCCCCACAGTTCCGACCGCGATATGGAGGGATCTCAGAAAGGAAGTGTTATGGGTGCGGTCAGCCTGGCCACTTACAGTCTAGGTGCCCCTCAAGAAATCGAAGGGAGCTCcgacctttcccccctccccctggGCATCTTGTGCACTCCATCCTGCCTGAGGAAGAGTTCCCACCACCCCCACCAGAGTGGACTACCGAACCCTGCATCACGGAGACCCCCCCTGGCTTATATGGCATTCAGTCCCTTGCGCAAAGTTACCCAGAGCAAAGGCAGCGCCATCTGCAGGATGTTTTTATTGATGGATATAAGGTGACTGGCTTTAGAGACACTGGGGCGTTCCTGACCATTGCTGACCCACGTGTGGTTCGGCCAGAGGCAATCCATCAAGGCCCAGGAATACCCATCGCACTGGCAGGGGGTACTCGCAAATATATCCAGAAGGCTGCTGTACATTTGGATTATGGTTACGGAGAAAGACTGTGTTGGATTGGAGTTATGGGTGGACTTCCCGCGGATGTTCTCCTTGGGAATGACATTGGGGAATTACAGTGCCATTTTGTGGGAGCTGTCACCCGTAACCAAGCTGCCCAAGCACAAAGAATTTCTGATTTTACTGTGGAGCAGCATCCAGGACCCCCAACTGAACTGGTAAGAGCTACATCTACTGCTTCTACATTGAGAGACTTTTGGGACCGGGAAGAGTTTAGGCAAGAAATAGAAGGTGATCCGACCTTGGCAGCTATTAAACTAAGGGCAGAAACTGGGCAGGAGGGAGAGAATGGCGATAGGATCACCAGGGATAAGGGATTGTATTATCGGTTAGTAGAGGCCCGGGGTGGGGTCAACCCTGAAGCGACTACCAGGCAACTCATTGTCCCCCAAAAGTATAGGCTGCAGCTACTCCAACTGGCTCATGACATCCCCTTATCGGGTCATCAAGGTAGGAAACGGACAGAGAAAAGAATCACCcacaacttttactggcctggcGTTTCACAATCAGTAGTTCGATACTGCCGTACCTGTGATGTGTGCCAACGGATGCGACATCCAGGTGCTCGTCACAAGGTACCCCTGCAATCCCTGCCAATCATTGAGGAGCCATTTCAGCGTGTAGCTGTGGATATAATAGGACCTTTGGCGCACCCCAGCAGAACAGGGAAACGGTTTATTCTGACGGTGGTGGATTATGCCACCCGCTATCCTGAGGCCGTGGCTCTGTCCAGCATTACAGCCATGAAGGTAGCAGAGGCTCTTGTTACCATCTTTACCCGAGTAGGGTTCCCCAGTGAAATACTATCAGACCAAGGAACTCAGTTCATGTCAGACCTGGTCCAGTCTCTCTGGCACACCTGTGGCGTCCGAGCCATTCGCACCACCCCATACCACCCCCAAACCAATGGACTGTGTGAACGTTTCAATGGAACCCTAAAAAATATGCTTCGCGCCTTTGCAGACACTGAACGGGACTGGGAGCAATATCTGCCACATCTCCTGTTTGCCTACCGGGAGGTGCCCCAAGAGTCAACCGGATTTTCCCCTTTCGAACTGCTCTACGGTCGGAAGGTCCGTGGGCCCCTGACCCTTCTAAAGGAATACTGGGAGGGAGAGATCACCGACACTGGAGTACCTGTCATTCCATATGTTCTGGAATTTCGAGATCGCCTTACACGACTAACTACCTTGGCTAAAGAACACCTGCAACAGGCCCAGTACCGCCAGAAGACCTGGTATGATCGGAAAGCCAGGACCCGTGAGTTTATTGAAGGACAACAAGTTCTTATGATTAACGCTGTCCCTGCCAACAAGCTGCAAGCAACATGGGATGGTCCTTACCGAGTTATCCGAAAACTTAATGACACTAACTACGTCATTGCCATGGACCCTAGTGGCCGGCGACAAAAGACGGTCCACATCAACATGCTGAAAGAGTACCACGACCGATCCCTGCCTGTTTTGGCTATCTGCTGTCCCCCTAGTGATAAGGAAGGAGACGACTCCCTACCAGACCTTCTGCATCTGTCTCGAGCTGGGGGTACTCTGAACCAAGTGCCCCTAGGACTCCATCTGTCAGATATCCAAAAGGATGATATTCTCGCCTTGCTGGGACCAAGAGCTTCCGCTTTCTCCTCAGCACCTGGACGGACAACTCTCACCAGTCACCATGTGGAAACTCAAGGGCAACGCCCCATCCAGCAGGCCCCCTACCGAGTTCCAGAGGCTGTTCGGGACATGATCAAAAGTGAACTGGCGGACATGAAACAACTTGGGATTATTAGGCCTTCCCAGAGCCCCTGGGCATCCCCTGTGGTACTGGTGCCCAAAAAGGATGGCACAACGCGATTCTGCGTAGATTACCGGCGCCTAAACgatgccaccaaaagtgacgcgtACCCTATGCCCCGGATTGACGATCTACTGGATCGGCTAGCCAGTGCTCGATTTGTAACTACATTAGACTTGAGCAAGGGGTACTGGCAGATACCCCTAACAGAGAATGCCCGGGAGCGATCTGCGTTTATTACCCCCTTTGGACTCTTTGAGTTCTTGGGAATGCCCTTTGGGATGAAAAATGCCCCAGCAACCTTCCAAAGATTGGTAGACCGGCTGCTAGAACAATGTCAGGACTTTGCCTGTGCATACTTGGATGATATTGCCATTTTCAGCACATCATGGGAGGAACATCTTAAACACTTGGGCATAGTGCTAGACCATATTCTCGCAGCAGGACTGACAATTCGCCCTGATAAATGCCAGTTGGGTATGGCTGAGGTGCAGTATCTGGGGCACAGAGTAGGAGGTGGGACCCTAAGACCTGAGCCTGCCAAGGTGGAAGCCATTAGCAACTGGCCTACCCCTCAAACTAAGAAACAAGTACTGGCCTTTTTGGGGACCGCTAGTTACTACCGAAAATTTGTTTCTCATTTCAGTGCCCTGGCAAAGCCCCTAAATGACCTGACCCGCAAAAAACAT CCAAGAATGGTGAAGTGGGCACCTGCCTGCGAGGAAGCCTTTACAGCATTAAAGACGGctctcaccactgcccctgtcttgGCCGCACCAGACTACAAGCGCAGGTTCCTTGTGCAGACAGATGCGTCCACTTACGGGATTGGAGCAGTTCTTAGCCAGATAGATGCGGCTGGGCATGAGCATCCAGTTGCTTTCATAAGTCGTAAACTCCTGGATCGGGAAGTTGCCTATGCTACTATTGAAAAAGAGTGCCTTGCCATCGTATGGGCTCTCAAAAAATTACAGCCATACCTGTATGGCAGAGACTTTACCATTGTAACGGATCACAACCCCCTCACATGGCTGAACCGAGTGTCAGGGGACAATGGACGATTACTGCGGTGGAGCCTGTCCTTACAACCTTACAGCTTCTCCATCCAATACAAACGGGGAAGCCAACACCAGAACGCTGATGGACTGTCCCGACAAGAAGAGCCATAG